One region of Flavobacterium pisciphilum genomic DNA includes:
- a CDS encoding PLP-dependent aminotransferase family protein — MTKEVLYHKVAKIIEGQIFSGTFRIGDKLPSLRSVQKIHGISLNTAKQTFLELESKSLIESRARSGYYVSASSQRKLALPSISNPDLSRKEKNPDELINKIFDTIKRDDIRQFSLGIPDNSLLPIEKLNKSVIKMTRSLGNRSVAIEPAQGNENLRRNVAKWALVLEGKLTEDEVVTTPGTMSAIFNCLMAVTKSGDTLAVESPVYFGILQLAKSMGLNVIELPTDPVFGVDIDALKKIIHKVNAVCLVSNFNNPMGSLMPDSTKIALVEMLTYHNVPLIEDDLFGNLYFGDSRPKPCKAFDEAGIVMWCGGISKTLAPGYRIGWVAPGKFKNKIISQKLLQTVSMPSLYQEVIADFMEFGGYDQHLRKLRHTLHTNCLKYQCTIEDHFPANTKISQPQGGSFLWLELDQRIDTTALFDLAIEQKLSFAPGRMFTQHDQFNNCMRLNFALQWDDSLELDLKRLGQFFKKAL, encoded by the coding sequence ATGACTAAAGAAGTTTTATATCATAAAGTTGCGAAAATAATCGAAGGACAAATTTTTTCGGGAACATTCAGAATAGGCGATAAACTACCATCGTTGCGATCAGTGCAAAAAATTCACGGCATAAGTCTTAATACTGCCAAGCAAACGTTCTTAGAACTAGAGAGTAAATCTCTTATAGAATCGCGAGCAAGATCGGGGTATTACGTGAGTGCATCAAGCCAAAGAAAGCTAGCACTTCCGTCGATTAGTAATCCAGATTTATCAAGAAAAGAAAAGAATCCCGATGAATTGATAAACAAGATATTTGATACTATCAAAAGGGACGATATCCGACAGTTTTCATTAGGAATACCAGACAATAGTTTGCTGCCAATAGAGAAACTAAACAAAAGTGTCATTAAAATGACCCGCAGTTTAGGCAATAGAAGCGTAGCAATTGAGCCAGCACAGGGAAACGAAAACCTGAGACGAAATGTTGCTAAGTGGGCATTAGTTTTAGAAGGCAAACTTACCGAAGACGAAGTAGTAACTACTCCGGGTACGATGAGTGCTATATTTAATTGCTTGATGGCAGTTACCAAAAGCGGTGATACGCTAGCAGTAGAAAGTCCGGTGTATTTTGGAATCTTGCAATTGGCAAAATCAATGGGTTTAAACGTAATAGAATTGCCTACTGATCCTGTATTTGGAGTAGATATTGATGCGTTAAAAAAAATCATACACAAGGTCAATGCCGTTTGTTTGGTGAGTAATTTCAATAATCCGATGGGCAGTTTAATGCCAGATAGTACTAAAATAGCATTGGTAGAAATGCTTACTTACCATAATGTCCCTTTAATTGAAGATGATTTATTTGGGAATCTTTATTTTGGTGACTCAAGACCCAAGCCTTGCAAGGCATTTGACGAAGCAGGAATTGTGATGTGGTGCGGTGGAATTTCTAAAACCCTAGCTCCCGGTTATCGAATAGGTTGGGTAGCACCCGGAAAATTCAAGAATAAAATCATATCGCAAAAATTACTACAAACAGTATCGATGCCTTCATTATATCAGGAGGTTATAGCCGATTTTATGGAGTTTGGTGGGTATGACCAGCATTTGAGAAAGTTAAGGCATACTTTGCATACCAATTGTTTAAAATACCAGTGTACGATAGAAGACCATTTTCCTGCAAATACAAAAATATCACAACCACAGGGAGGCTCTTTTTTATGGTTGGAGTTGGACCAAAGGATTGATACTACAGCGTTGTTTGATCTTGCGATAGAGCAAAAACTAAGTTTTGCACCCGGAAGAATGTTTACACAACACGATCAGTTTAATAATTGCATGCGATTAAATTTTGCATTGCAATGGGATGATAGTTTAGAACTGGATTTAAAAAGATTAGGACAGTTTTTTAAAAAGGCTTTGTGA